A single region of the Triticum dicoccoides isolate Atlit2015 ecotype Zavitan chromosome 2B, WEW_v2.0, whole genome shotgun sequence genome encodes:
- the LOC119365934 gene encoding adenosylhomocysteinase, translating into MALSVEKTSSGREYKVKDLSQADFGRLELELAEVEMPGLMACRTEFGPSQPFKGARISGSLHMTIQTAVLIETLTALGAEVRWCSCNIFSTQDHAAAAIARDSAAVFAWKGETLEEYWWCTERCLDWGVGGGPDLIVDDGGDATLLIHEGVKAEEEFEKSGKVPDPESTDNPEFKIVLTIIRDGLKTDASKYRKMKERLVGVSEETTTGVKRLYQMQESGTLLFPAINVNDSVTKSKFDNLYGCRHSLPDGLMRATDVMIAGKVAVVCGYGDVGKGCAAALKQAGARVIVTEIDPICALQALMEGIQILTLEDVVSEADIFVTTTGNKDIIMVDHMRKMKNNAIVCNIGHFDNEIDMNGLETYPGVKRITIKPQTDRWVFPETKTGIIVLAEGRLMNLGCATGHPSFVMSCSFTNQVIAQLELWNEKASGKYEKKVYVLPKHLDEKVAALHLGKLGARLTKLTKSQSDYISIPIEGPYKPAAYRY; encoded by the exons ATGGCGCTCTCCGTGGAGAAGACCTCGTCGGGCCGGGagtacaaggtcaaggacctctccCAGGCCGACTTCGGCcgcctcgagctcgagctcgccgaggTCGAGATGCCCGGCCTCATGGCCTGCCGCACCGAGTTCGGCCCCTCGCAGCCCTTCAAGGGCGCCCGGATCTCCGGCTCCCTCCACATGACCATCCAGACCGCCGTCCTCATCGAGACCCTCACCGCCCTCGGCGCCGAGGTCCGCTGGTGCTCCTGCAACATCTTCTCCACCCAggaccacgccgccgccgccatcgcccgcgACTCCGCGGCCGTCTTCGCCTGGAAGGGCGAGACCCTCGAGGAGTACTGGTGGTGCACCGAGCGCTGCCTCGACTGGGGCGTCGGCGGCGGCCCCGACCTCATCGTCGACGACGGCGGTGACGCCACGCTGCTCATCCACGAGGGCGTCAAGGCCGAGGAGGAGTTCGAGAAATCCGGCAAGGTTCCCGACCCGGAGTCCACCGACAACCCCGAGTTCAAGATCGTCCTCACCATCATCCGCGACGGGCTCAAGACCGACGCCAGCAAGTACCGCAAGATGAAGGAGAGGCTCGTCGGTGTCTCCGAGGAGACCACCACCGGCGTCAAGAGGCTCTACCAGATGCAGGAGTCCGGCACCCTCCTCTTCCCCGCCATCAACGTCAACGACTCCGTCACCAAGAGCAAG TTTGACAACCTTTACGGTTGCCGTCACTCGCTCCCTGATGGTCTTATGAGGGCCACTGATGTTATGATCGCCGGCAAGGTCGCCGTGGTCTGCGGTTACGGTGATGTTGGCAAGGGCTGTGCCGCCGCACTCAAGCAGGCTGGTGCCCGTGTGATCGTGACAGAGATTGACCCCATCTGTGCCCTTCAGGCCCTGATGGAGGGTATCCAGATCCTCACCTTGGAGGATGTTGTCTCTGAGGCTGACATCTTTGTGACcaccaccggaaacaaggacatcaTCATGGTCGACcacatgaggaagatgaagaacaaCGCCATTGTCTGCAACATTGGCCACTTTGACAATGAGATCGACATGAACGGCCTTGAGACCTACCCTGGTGTCAAGCGCATCACCATCAAGCCCCAGACTGACCGTTGGGTCTTCCCCGAGACCAAGACTGGCATCATTGTTCTTGCTGAGGGTCGTCTGATGAACCTTGGATGTGCCACTGGCCACCCCAGCTTTGTCATGTCCTGCTCATTCACCAACCAG GTTATTGCTCAGCTTGAGTTGTGGAACGAGAAGGCCAGTGGCAAGTATGAGAAGAAGGTGTACGTTCTCCCCAAGCACCTCGACGAGAAGGTCGCGGCCCTCCACTTGGGCAAGCTCGGCGCCAGGCTGACCAAGCTCACCAAGTCCCAGTCTGACTACATTAGCATCCCAATTGAGGGTCCTTACAAGCCTGCGGCTTACCGGTACTAG